In one Euleptes europaea isolate rEulEur1 chromosome 12, rEulEur1.hap1, whole genome shotgun sequence genomic region, the following are encoded:
- the RIOX2 gene encoding ribosomal oxygenase 2: MPKKGRRQTGTEEEHLTPCKQAKVETACPLLTKCDHPKSMFASLIFPIKPEVFFRDYWEQKPLLLKRENPSMASCYQSLFQLTDLKSLVNRGLCYGRDINVCKCVNGRKKIFNKDGKVSYAQLKRDFDQKKGTIQFHQPQRFKDELWRIQEKLECFFGSLVGSNVYITPPGSQGLPPHYDDVEVFILQLEGEKHWQLYQPTVNLAQEYNVEPEDRIGTPTHDFLLKPGDLLYFPRGTIHQADTPPGVSHSTHVTISMCQNNSWRDFLLDVIPGLVLDSAKDDIDFRKSIPRQLLMKMDLSESSKRLSGFLRHLADQLENGRELKSSDMKKDFIMNRLPPFFLNSFDPLAPGGKLPKVDSTIRLQFKDYTVITVGPDQDPLDDTHKEMIYIYHSLKNKREAHMMGDEDTNEEGIPQTHGLRFPLSHMDALKQIWSCNTICVKELLLPSDAEKENLVVSLWSELLIEVI, from the exons ATGCCAAAGAAAGGAAGGAGACAGACTGGAACAGAAGAGGAACACCTGACACCATGCAAACAAGCAAAAGTGGAAACAGCGTGTCCTTTGCTTACGAAATGTGACCATCCAAAAAGTATGTTTGCAAGTTTGATCTTTCCCATCAAACCAGAGGTATTTTTCAGAGACTACTGGGAGCAGAAGCCGCTGCTTCTTAAGAGAGAGAACCCCTCCATGGCATCCTGCTATCAGTCTTTGTTTCAATTAACTGACCTGAAAAGCTTAGTCAACCGGGGTTTATGTTACGGAAGGGATATCAACGTCTGCAAATGTGTGAATGGGAGAAAGAAGATTTTTAACAAAGATGGCAAAGTCAGCTACGCACAGCTAAAGAGAGATTTTGATCAGAAAAAAGGAACAATACAATTTCATCAGCCCCAGCGATTCAAG gatgaaCTTTGGAGAATCCAGGAGAAATTGGAATGCTTCTTTGGCTCACTGGTTGGATCTAATGTTTATATTacccctccagggtctcaaggcctGCCTCCACACTATGATGACGTTGAG GTGTTTATTCTGCAGCTAGAAGGAGAGAAGCACTGGCAGCTGTACCAACCTACTGTGAATCTAGCTCAGGAATACAATGTTGAACCTGAGGATAGAATAGGAACTCCAACACATGACTTTTTATTAAAG cctggagatctgctatattTTCCAAGAGGAACCATTCACCAAGCTGACACACCTCCTGGGGTGTCTCATTCTACCCACGTGACCATCAGCATGTGTCAGAACAA CTCTTGGAGAGATTTCTTGTTGGATGTCATTCCTGGACTTGTGTTGGATTCAGCAAAAGACGACATTGACTTTCGGAAGAGTATACCAAGACAGTTACTGATG AAAATGGATTTGTCTGAATCGTCCAAGAGACTAAGTGGTTTCCTGAGACATCTTGCAGACCAGCTGGAAAATGGCAGAGAGCTGAAGTCATCTGACATGAAAAAAGATTTCATTATGAACAGACTACCTCCCTTCTTTCTGAATAGCTTTGACCCTTTGGCTCCAG GAGGAAAGCTACCCAAAGTTGACAGCACGATCAGATTACAGTTTAAAGACTACACTGTAATTACAGTGGGACCGGATCAAGATCCTTTG GATGATACACACAAAGAGATGATTTATATCTATCACTCCTTAAAAAACAAGAGAGAAGCGCACATGATGGGGGATGAAGATACGAATGAGGAAGGAATACCCCAG actCATGGGTTACGGTTTCCACTCTCACATATGGATGCACTGAAGCAAATCTGGAGCTGCAATACGATCTGTGTGAAGGAATTGCTTCTGCCTTCAGATGCAGAGAAAGAAAACTTGGTAGTATCATTGTGGAGCGAGTTGCTTATTGAAGTAATCTGA